In one window of Skermanella rosea DNA:
- a CDS encoding CCE_0567 family metalloprotein — protein sequence MSDIDALKDEIKKLNARATAKKMDLHDLSEELPGGWEKILDVAQETYDAFKLLTEKRAELKALTS from the coding sequence ATGAGCGACATCGACGCCCTCAAGGACGAGATCAAGAAGCTGAACGCGCGGGCGACCGCGAAGAAGATGGACCTGCATGACCTGTCCGAAGAGCTTCCGGGCGGCTGGGAGAAGATCCTGGACGTGGCGCAGGAAACTTATGACGCCTTCAAGCTGCTGACCGAGAAGCGCGCGGAGCTGAAGGCCCTGAC
- a CDS encoding NifX-associated nitrogen fixation protein, whose protein sequence is MSETIEAPVVDQEFLKTLVSLIRAEDTYGAWEGKSDDVLLRPFVLTKEERRLIPIIGDPDPDTITRVEQFYKAIGLTIEKRTRLMATPIMKMSNEGFGRMVLLTGRLVVLSKHIRDVHRFGFPSIEAVAQDGAKLVDEAVALIGKHRDVAEL, encoded by the coding sequence ATGTCCGAAACGATCGAAGCCCCGGTGGTCGACCAGGAGTTCCTGAAGACCCTGGTTTCGCTGATCCGCGCCGAGGACACCTACGGCGCCTGGGAAGGCAAGAGCGACGACGTCCTGCTGCGCCCCTTCGTCCTGACCAAGGAGGAGCGCCGGTTGATCCCGATCATCGGCGACCCCGATCCCGATACCATCACCCGGGTCGAGCAGTTCTACAAGGCGATCGGCCTGACCATCGAGAAGCGGACCCGCCTGATGGCGACCCCGATCATGAAAATGAGCAACGAGGGCTTCGGCCGCATGGTCCTGCTGACCGGCCGGCTGGTGGTGTTGAGCAAGCATATCCGCGATGTGCACCGGTTCGGCTTTCCCTCGATCGAGGCGGTCGCGCAGGACGGCGCGAAGCTGGTGGACGAGGCCGTGGCCCTGATCGGGAAGCACCGCGACGTGGCCGAACTCTGA
- the nifX gene encoding nitrogen fixation protein NifX — MPVRTRRLRLVSTTPGTAAAPDGSGAPAKREGMMKVAFCTQDMARVDAHFGWAKNIAIYEIDPTGYRLLEAVQFNGQMFEDGNEDKLVPKIAAIEDCAIVYLAAIGASAAARIVAKKIHPVKVEQPEAITDLCEKLVVTLNGSPPPWLRKALSKGAEVARNFDEE; from the coding sequence ATGCCGGTCCGCACGCGGCGGCTTAGGCTCGTCTCCACCACGCCCGGAACGGCGGCCGCGCCGGACGGTTCGGGCGCTCCGGCCAAGCGAGAGGGAATGATGAAGGTTGCTTTCTGTACCCAGGACATGGCCCGCGTGGACGCCCATTTCGGGTGGGCCAAGAACATCGCGATCTACGAGATAGACCCCACGGGCTACCGCCTGCTGGAGGCGGTCCAGTTCAACGGCCAGATGTTCGAGGACGGCAACGAGGACAAGCTGGTCCCCAAGATCGCCGCGATCGAGGACTGTGCCATCGTCTACCTGGCCGCCATCGGGGCCTCCGCGGCTGCGCGGATCGTCGCGAAGAAGATCCATCCGGTGAAGGTCGAGCAGCCCGAGGCGATCACCGACCTGTGCGAGAAGCTGGTGGTGACGCTGAACGGGTCGCCCCCTCCGTGGCTGCGCAAGGCCCTGAGCAAGGGCGCCGAAGTCGCCCGCAATTTCGACGAGGAGTGA